From Moraxella sp. K1664, one genomic window encodes:
- a CDS encoding sulfite exporter TauE/SafE family protein, with translation MMYLWFVVAGAFAGVCAGLFGVGGGLIIVPALVWILGAYGFPSEFIPHVSVGTALATIIITSISSLTAHNKKGGVRWDVFKNLTYGLVVGSLFGAWVATLIKGDYLQVLIGVFAIAMSIQMFMKKADENIKPLPKPMSQSVAGGVIGMASAIFGIGGGSLNVPYLTHAGLPMKQAVGTSAACGLPIAIAGALGFMVFGRSHVANMSEPVAGLLGFVHLPAFVAISVASFITAKLGAKIAHKLPAGTLKKAFACLLIVVGCQLVWSGVVG, from the coding sequence ATGATGTATCTGTGGTTTGTGGTCGCAGGAGCGTTTGCGGGCGTGTGTGCAGGGCTGTTTGGCGTGGGCGGTGGTCTTATCATCGTGCCAGCACTGGTGTGGATTTTGGGGGCGTATGGCTTTCCGAGCGAGTTTATCCCCCATGTGTCGGTGGGGACGGCGTTGGCGACTATCATCATCACGTCTATCAGCTCGCTGACCGCTCACAACAAAAAAGGCGGTGTGCGTTGGGATGTGTTCAAAAATTTGACTTATGGCTTGGTGGTCGGTTCGCTGTTTGGGGCGTGGGTGGCGACGCTTATTAAGGGGGATTATTTGCAAGTATTGATTGGTGTGTTTGCCATTGCCATGTCCATACAGATGTTTATGAAAAAGGCGGACGAGAACATCAAGCCCTTGCCCAAGCCGATGAGCCAAAGCGTGGCAGGCGGCGTGATTGGTATGGCTTCGGCGATTTTTGGGATTGGCGGTGGTAGCCTAAATGTGCCGTATCTGACCCACGCAGGTCTGCCCATGAAACAAGCGGTCGGAACTTCGGCAGCGTGCGGTCTGCCTATTGCCATTGCAGGGGCGTTGGGCTTTATGGTATTTGGACGAAGTCATGTGGCAAACATGAGTGAGCCTGTGGCAGGACTGCTTGGCTTTGTACATTTGCCTGCGTTTGTCGCCATTAGTGTGGCGAGCTTTATCACTGCCAAACTTGGGGCAAAAATCGCCCATAAACTGCCAGCAGGGACGCTCAAAAAAGCCTTTGCGTGTCTATTGATTGTGGTGGGTTGTCAATTGGTGTGGAGTGGGGTAGTGGGGTAG
- a CDS encoding DUF805 domain-containing protein has product MKNINKNDLKFLPQFDYNPYSYNNEKTTPKDPMGIENALSQQIKRTQSNELSHEEDYVDTDNRIGRLRYLRSLLANQLIFLLTAFFIIIAILSESSIYDSASGYLILSAIYPCWRILWQTRKRLHDINLTGWHTLWVLVPYLNFLFIVYLIFKSGDENKNDYGLPSKPNPELDLTIIICIIGACIFSWSVLNEYIRPYSDDYEYYDSYYSDPAY; this is encoded by the coding sequence ATGAAAAACATAAACAAGAATGATTTAAAATTTTTACCTCAGTTTGATTACAACCCATATTCTTATAACAATGAAAAAACCACACCAAAAGACCCTATGGGTATAGAAAATGCTTTAAGTCAGCAAATAAAAAGAACGCAATCTAATGAGCTTTCTCACGAAGAAGATTATGTTGATACAGACAATAGAATTGGTCGTCTAAGATATTTGAGAAGCCTATTGGCTAATCAGCTAATATTTCTTTTGACAGCTTTTTTTATCATCATTGCCATACTATCAGAAAGCTCCATTTATGATTCTGCAAGTGGATATCTAATTCTTTCAGCCATCTACCCATGCTGGAGAATATTATGGCAAACAAGAAAAAGGTTGCACGATATCAACCTAACAGGCTGGCATACTTTATGGGTACTAGTTCCTTATCTTAATTTTTTATTCATAGTATACTTAATCTTTAAATCTGGCGATGAAAATAAAAATGATTATGGATTGCCATCCAAGCCAAATCCAGAATTAGATTTAACTATAATTATATGCATTATTGGTGCATGTATATTTTCTTGGTCTGTGTTAAATGAGTATATAAGACCCTATTCTGACGATTATGAATATTACGACTCCTATTACTCAGATCCTGCCTACTAA